A region of Rhodoferax potami DNA encodes the following proteins:
- a CDS encoding DUF3833 domain-containing protein translates to MKRRLLLTAATGSLLALGGCASQSIDQYRNDKPTLDLKDYFNGTLDAYGVFTDRSGSVVKRFTVVMNCSWQGDQGVLDEDFTYSDGSKQKRIWRLTRLADGRYTGTADDVIGVAQGQARGNAFYWTYTLSLPVDGSVYEVRFDDWMYLMTDKVMLNKATMSKFGVKLGEVTLSFTRR, encoded by the coding sequence ATGAAACGACGCTTACTTCTTACGGCTGCCACCGGCAGCTTGTTGGCCTTGGGGGGGTGTGCCTCCCAATCCATTGACCAATACCGCAACGACAAACCCACGCTGGACCTCAAAGACTACTTCAACGGCACCCTAGACGCTTATGGCGTTTTCACTGACCGTTCAGGCAGCGTCGTCAAGCGCTTCACCGTCGTGATGAACTGCAGCTGGCAGGGGGATCAAGGGGTGCTCGACGAAGACTTCACTTACTCGGACGGCAGCAAGCAGAAACGGATCTGGCGCCTGACCCGCCTGGCAGACGGCCGCTACACGGGGACGGCCGACGACGTTATTGGCGTTGCGCAGGGGCAGGCACGTGGCAACGCGTTTTACTGGACCTACACGCTGAGTTTGCCGGTGGACGGAAGCGTCTACGAAGTGCGATTTGATGACTGGATGTACCTGATGACGGACAAAGTCATGCTCAATAAAGCCACCATGAGCAAATTTGGCGTGAAGTTGGGAGAGGTCACTCTCTCATTCACGCGGCGCTGA
- a CDS encoding YaeQ family protein, with product MALKSTIYKANLQIADIENSYYADHALTLARHPSETDERMMVRLVAMAYNAHKLQSVCNGDGTLAFGAGLSDPEDPDVSLTDFTGQKRLWIEVGQPEDKPISKACNKSDAVLLYPFAHSADIWWKGIESKLSRLDKLQVWRIPSATSQALAKLAARSMQLQATVQEGVLMLGDGSSTVDIEPIRWK from the coding sequence ATGGCACTCAAATCCACCATCTACAAAGCCAATCTGCAGATCGCAGACATTGAGAACAGCTACTACGCGGACCACGCGCTCACGCTAGCTCGGCACCCGAGCGAGACAGATGAGCGGATGATGGTTCGCTTGGTCGCGATGGCTTATAACGCCCACAAACTTCAAAGTGTTTGCAACGGCGATGGCACTCTGGCCTTCGGCGCCGGCTTGTCCGACCCCGAGGACCCGGATGTTTCGCTCACCGATTTCACAGGGCAGAAGCGCCTGTGGATTGAGGTGGGTCAACCGGAAGACAAGCCCATCTCCAAGGCTTGCAACAAGTCCGACGCGGTATTGCTATATCCATTTGCACACTCTGCGGACATCTGGTGGAAAGGTATCGAGTCGAAATTGAGCCGCTTGGACAAACTGCAGGTTTGGCGTATTCCTTCTGCAACCTCCCAAGCTTTGGCGAAACTGGCAGCGCGCAGCATGCAGTTGCAAGCGACGGTTCAAGAGGGCGTCCTCATGCTGGGAGATGGAAGCAGCACCGTGGATATCGAGCCCATCCGCTGGAAGTAA
- a CDS encoding DUF3717 domain-containing protein codes for MAGIHITDIESAINFWRAREPSLDGVSLPSSTRALAEVYALLIYYHETEADEFSMPAKALAAWQTWYETTPDTPCIAICSTSQGDELCKGCGRTFEEVQLWPQMGPAEKRATWRRITLDATSWRFNRYAERAAESRSKGNLL; via the coding sequence GTGGCAGGCATACACATCACCGATATCGAGTCGGCCATCAATTTCTGGCGTGCGCGCGAGCCTTCTCTCGATGGTGTGTCGCTACCGAGCTCCACACGCGCCCTCGCTGAGGTTTACGCACTACTCATCTATTACCACGAGACAGAGGCTGACGAGTTCAGCATGCCAGCAAAAGCGCTCGCGGCTTGGCAGACTTGGTATGAAACGACGCCCGATACGCCGTGTATTGCGATTTGCTCCACCAGCCAAGGCGATGAGCTATGCAAAGGCTGCGGGCGTACCTTTGAGGAGGTGCAGCTTTGGCCGCAAATGGGTCCCGCCGAAAAGCGTGCAACCTGGCGGCGCATCACATTAGATGCCACGTCGTGGCGCTTTAACCGTTATGCTGAGCGTGCAGCAGAATCGCGTTCTAAGGGGAATCTGCTATAA
- a CDS encoding nuclear transport factor 2 family protein gives MNSPQKPPADNSPAVTRVVEFFEGLTPETVVDLRAIYSTNARFKDPFNDVTGLAPIERIFQHMFVALERPRFVVTERVLQGSQCFLTWEFRFIFRRFDTDSEQVILGASHLVFDDTGLVCLHRDYWDAAEELYEKLPLVGGLMRWLKKRANS, from the coding sequence ATGAACTCGCCTCAGAAGCCTCCAGCAGACAACTCGCCCGCCGTTACGCGGGTGGTGGAGTTTTTTGAAGGACTGACGCCTGAAACGGTTGTGGACTTGCGGGCCATCTATTCGACAAACGCCCGCTTCAAGGATCCGTTTAACGACGTCACCGGCTTGGCCCCCATTGAGCGCATCTTTCAGCACATGTTTGTGGCGCTGGAGAGGCCCCGGTTCGTCGTCACCGAGCGAGTCCTGCAAGGGAGTCAATGCTTCTTGACCTGGGAGTTCCGGTTCATATTCCGGCGGTTTGACACAGACTCCGAACAGGTCATTCTCGGCGCCAGCCACCTGGTGTTTGATGACACAGGCCTTGTCTGCCTGCACCGCGACTATTGGGATGCGGCTGAAGAGCTGTACGAGAAGCTGCCGCTCGTAGGAGGCCTGATGCGTTGGCTCAAAAAGAGAGCCAACAGCTGA
- a CDS encoding glutathione S-transferase N-terminal domain-containing protein has product MKLIGSTSSPFVRKVRVVMAEKKLDYVLIHEDVWAADTRIAESNPLGKVPCLIMEGAEALFDSRVIVEYLDTLSPVGKLIPTVGRERAEIKTWEALADGLMEAAVLARLEAAWAGRAPAERSQAWIDRQLLKIHEALKAMERGLSDKPFCAGIHLTLADLAVGCALGYLDFRFPEIAWRNEHASLAKLFDKLSQRPSFADTLPA; this is encoded by the coding sequence ATGAAACTCATCGGATCCACCTCAAGCCCCTTCGTTCGTAAAGTTCGTGTTGTGATGGCGGAGAAGAAACTTGATTACGTCTTGATTCACGAAGACGTTTGGGCTGCTGACACACGCATTGCCGAATCCAACCCACTGGGCAAAGTCCCCTGCCTGATCATGGAGGGTGCCGAGGCGCTGTTTGATTCCCGCGTGATCGTGGAGTACTTGGATACCCTGTCCCCTGTCGGCAAATTGATTCCCACCGTGGGTCGCGAGCGCGCGGAGATCAAGACTTGGGAGGCCTTGGCTGATGGACTCATGGAAGCCGCAGTCCTCGCCCGCCTAGAGGCTGCATGGGCGGGCCGTGCGCCCGCCGAGCGTAGCCAAGCCTGGATTGACCGGCAGCTGCTCAAGATCCACGAAGCACTCAAGGCCATGGAACGTGGCCTGTCCGATAAGCCGTTCTGCGCTGGCATTCACCTTACCCTGGCGGATTTGGCCGTGGGTTGTGCCCTTGGTTACCTTGATTTCCGCTTCCCCGAAATCGCTTGGCGCAATGAACACGCCAGCTTGGCCAAATTGTTTGACAAGCTTTCGCAGCGGCCAAGCTTCGCTGACACCTTGCCTGCCTAA
- the purB gene encoding adenylosuccinate lyase, whose translation MTFSAISALSPLDGRYAAKLATLRPLTSELGYMHRRVQVEVAWFIALSDAGFEEFKPLTPGARTYLLGLVKNFSEADGEAIKAIEKTTNHDVKAVEYWIKSKFEARPELEKAGEFVHFACTSEDINNTSHALQLRASRDVVVLPALDKIVLKLRDMAHAYADVPMLSRTHGQTASPTTVGKEMANVVVRLQAACDRIANVKILAKMNGAVGNYNAHLSAWPDFDWEAFSKKVVETPEPLGLGLTFQPYSIQIEPHDYMAELFDAVARTNTILIDLSRDIWGYVSLGYFKQKLKDGEVGSSTMPHKVNPIDFENAEGNLGLANALLRHLSEKLPISRWQRDLTDSTVLRNMGVALGYAVLAYSSLMTGLNKLEINEAAIAEDLDSSWEVLAEPIQTVMRRFGLPQPYEQLKKFTRGAAMTRELMQGFIAGLDIPEAEKERLLAMTPASYTGKASELARRV comes from the coding sequence ATGACCTTCTCCGCCATTTCCGCCCTCTCTCCGCTGGACGGCCGCTACGCCGCCAAACTCGCCACCCTGCGCCCGCTGACCAGTGAGCTGGGCTATATGCACCGCCGTGTACAGGTGGAAGTGGCCTGGTTTATCGCCTTGAGCGACGCTGGCTTTGAAGAGTTCAAACCCCTGACCCCTGGCGCCCGCACCTACCTGCTGGGCTTGGTGAAAAACTTCTCGGAAGCCGACGGCGAGGCCATTAAGGCTATTGAAAAGACCACCAATCACGATGTAAAAGCCGTTGAGTACTGGATCAAGTCCAAGTTCGAAGCCCGGCCCGAGCTGGAAAAAGCTGGCGAGTTTGTGCACTTTGCCTGCACCAGCGAAGACATCAATAACACCAGCCATGCCTTGCAGTTGCGCGCTTCGCGGGATGTTGTCGTCCTGCCCGCTCTGGACAAAATTGTGCTGAAGCTGCGGGACATGGCCCACGCCTACGCCGATGTGCCCATGCTGAGCCGCACCCACGGCCAGACCGCCAGCCCTACCACCGTGGGCAAGGAAATGGCCAACGTTGTCGTCCGCCTGCAAGCTGCCTGCGACCGCATTGCCAACGTGAAGATTCTGGCGAAGATGAACGGCGCCGTGGGCAACTACAACGCCCACCTGAGTGCCTGGCCCGACTTTGATTGGGAAGCTTTCAGCAAGAAAGTGGTGGAGACCCCCGAACCGCTGGGCTTGGGCCTGACTTTCCAGCCTTACAGCATCCAGATTGAGCCCCATGACTACATGGCGGAGCTTTTTGATGCCGTCGCGCGCACCAACACCATCCTCATTGACCTGAGCCGCGATATTTGGGGCTATGTGTCGCTGGGTTATTTCAAGCAAAAGCTCAAGGATGGCGAAGTGGGTTCGTCCACCATGCCGCATAAGGTCAATCCGATTGACTTTGAAAACGCCGAGGGCAATCTGGGCTTGGCCAATGCATTGCTACGCCATTTGAGCGAAAAGCTGCCGATTTCCCGCTGGCAGCGTGACCTGACCGATTCGACCGTGCTGCGCAACATGGGCGTGGCCTTGGGCTATGCCGTGCTGGCCTACAGCTCGCTGATGACCGGCTTGAACAAGCTGGAGATCAACGAAGCTGCCATCGCCGAAGACTTGGATTCCTCATGGGAAGTGTTGGCTGAGCCCATTCAGACCGTGATGCGCCGCTTCGGACTGCCCCAGCCCTATGAGCAACTCAAGAAGTTCACCCGGGGTGCAGCCATGACCCGTGAGTTGATGCAGGGTTTTATTGCAGGTTTGGACATCCCAGAGGCTGAAAAAGAGCGCTTGCTGGCTATGACGCCCGCTAGCTATACCGGCAAGGCGTCTGAACTCGCGAGACGCGTGTGA